The Sphingobium aromaticiconvertens genome has a segment encoding these proteins:
- a CDS encoding SpoVR family protein: MKGGIASAPLFTGSDWDFSLLNRIYDAIEPIAIGEMKLNIYPNQLEIISAEQMLDAYSSIGMPLFYKHWSFGKQFVTNETLYRKGLRGLAYELVINSDPCINYLMQENSATMQTLVIAHAAFGHNHFFKNNYVFRQWTDAEGILDYLEFAKRYIASCEERYGQLAVERVLDAAHALMNQGVHRYPRIRPRDLKAEAEREAERQAFRDRIFDDLWRTVPMGGKAAAVPNDQRRAALGLPQENILYFLEKTGPRLESWQREILRIVRLIAQYFYPQRQTKAMNEGAATYTHYRIMTTLHQRGLITDGSFMEFIQSHTGVVYQPTYDSGHFGGFNPYALGFGIMSDIERICDTPTDEDREWFGDIAGSRDPVEVLKDIWANYRDESFVSQFLSPHLIRQWRLFKILDHEGESEVRVDAIHDERGYRRIRRALAREHDIARQEPDIQVVDVDLAGDRTLMLEHGVIDGVLLDDADAAMVLQNLANLWGYEVVLSEVDMETRKEFKSHRCQPRVDWTV; the protein is encoded by the coding sequence TTGAAAGGTGGTATCGCATCCGCCCCGCTGTTCACCGGTAGCGACTGGGACTTTTCGCTCCTCAACCGCATCTATGACGCCATCGAACCGATCGCCATCGGCGAGATGAAGCTGAACATCTATCCCAATCAACTGGAAATCATCAGCGCTGAACAGATGCTGGACGCCTATTCATCGATCGGTATGCCGCTGTTCTACAAACACTGGTCGTTCGGCAAGCAGTTCGTCACCAATGAGACGCTCTATCGCAAGGGATTGCGCGGCCTTGCCTATGAGCTGGTGATCAATTCCGATCCCTGCATCAATTATCTGATGCAGGAAAACAGCGCGACAATGCAGACACTTGTCATCGCCCATGCCGCCTTTGGACATAATCATTTCTTCAAGAATAATTATGTCTTCCGCCAGTGGACGGACGCGGAAGGCATATTGGATTATCTGGAATTCGCCAAGCGATACATCGCCAGTTGTGAGGAACGCTACGGACAACTAGCGGTGGAGCGCGTGCTGGATGCCGCCCATGCGCTGATGAACCAGGGCGTGCATCGCTATCCGCGCATTCGCCCCCGCGACCTGAAGGCTGAGGCCGAGCGGGAGGCCGAGCGGCAGGCCTTTCGCGATCGCATCTTTGACGATTTGTGGCGCACCGTGCCGATGGGCGGAAAGGCGGCCGCCGTGCCCAATGACCAGCGGCGCGCGGCGCTGGGGCTGCCACAGGAAAATATCCTCTATTTCCTGGAAAAGACGGGGCCGCGGCTGGAAAGCTGGCAGCGGGAGATATTGCGTATCGTGCGTCTGATCGCGCAATATTTCTACCCCCAGCGCCAGACCAAGGCGATGAACGAGGGCGCAGCGACCTATACCCACTATCGCATCATGACCACCCTGCACCAGCGCGGCCTGATTACCGACGGGTCGTTCATGGAGTTCATCCAGTCGCACACGGGCGTCGTTTACCAACCGACCTATGACTCAGGGCATTTCGGCGGTTTCAATCCCTATGCGCTGGGTTTCGGCATCATGTCCGATATCGAGCGTATCTGCGACACGCCGACCGATGAGGACAGGGAGTGGTTCGGCGACATCGCCGGATCGCGCGACCCGGTGGAGGTGCTCAAGGACATCTGGGCGAATTATCGCGATGAAAGTTTCGTGTCGCAATTCCTCAGCCCTCATCTCATCCGGCAGTGGCGGTTGTTCAAGATCCTCGACCATGAAGGCGAGTCGGAGGTGCGCGTCGACGCTATCCATGACGAGCGCGGCTATCGGCGCATCCGAAGAGCGCTCGCGCGCGAACATGACATCGCCCGGCAGGAGCCGGATATCCAGGTCGTCGATGTCGATCTGGCCGGGGACCGGACGTTGATGCTGGAACATGGCGTGATCGACGGGGTGCTGCTGGATGACGCCGATGCTGCCATGGTGTTGCAGAATCTCGCCAATCTCTGGGGATATGAGGTGGTGCTGAGCGAGGTCGATATGGAAACGCGCAAAGAGTTTAAGAGCCACCGTTGCCAACCGCGCGTCGACTGGACGGTCTGA
- a CDS encoding IS1380-like element ISSp1 family transposase: MNDDIASSFGFPAVGRKKITAAFDGGRLTSDGGVLLLAQAERAMGICQRLAACIADPRDPARVIHRLDDILRARVFAIACGYEDADDLDALRDDPGFRLALGKLPESGAGLASQPTMSRWENAPTTRELASMMAAMIDIYCASYPAPPTAVTLDIDDTCDVVHGYQQLSFWNGHHGERCFLPIHIYDTATGRPVAMLLRTGKTPSGKEAAGHIRRLVRHLRRNWPDTHITIRGDGHYGRPEVMAYCDAARVDYVFGLPTNSALRADPAIVAVADACAVKRAQRQCPVLRNYAETRYGAKTWKCQRRVVARIEASTLGMDIRYVVTSLATGSAEHIYDTLYCARGQAENLIKRHKSQLASDRTSCRSANANQMRLILHTAAYWLLWRIQQAMPRTAALASAEFTTLRLRLLKVAARVVESASRIRIAFASACPDADLFRALVLRLKPAPT; the protein is encoded by the coding sequence ATGAACGATGATATCGCAAGCTCATTTGGATTCCCAGCAGTCGGCCGCAAGAAAATCACAGCTGCGTTCGACGGTGGCCGGCTTACCTCGGATGGCGGTGTTCTACTGCTTGCACAGGCCGAGCGCGCGATGGGGATTTGCCAGCGCCTGGCGGCTTGTATTGCCGATCCGCGCGATCCAGCGCGGGTGATCCATCGCCTGGATGACATTCTGCGTGCCCGTGTGTTCGCGATTGCGTGCGGCTATGAGGATGCCGATGATCTCGATGCTCTGCGCGACGATCCAGGCTTCCGCCTGGCGCTCGGCAAGCTGCCGGAATCGGGCGCGGGGCTGGCCAGCCAACCGACGATGAGCCGGTGGGAAAATGCACCGACTACGCGCGAACTGGCCAGCATGATGGCCGCGATGATCGACATCTACTGCGCCAGCTATCCCGCCCCTCCGACAGCGGTCACGCTGGATATCGACGACACGTGCGACGTCGTGCATGGCTATCAACAGCTCTCGTTCTGGAACGGGCATCATGGGGAGCGCTGCTTCCTACCGATCCATATCTACGACACCGCGACCGGCAGGCCGGTGGCCATGCTGCTGCGCACAGGCAAGACGCCTTCTGGAAAGGAGGCGGCGGGGCACATCCGACGCCTGGTGCGTCACCTGCGCCGTAATTGGCCCGATACCCACATCACTATCCGCGGCGACGGGCACTATGGTCGACCCGAGGTCATGGCCTACTGCGATGCGGCCCGCGTCGATTACGTGTTCGGCCTGCCCACCAATTCAGCGCTGCGCGCCGATCCCGCCATTGTTGCGGTCGCCGATGCCTGCGCGGTCAAGCGCGCCCAGCGTCAGTGTCCCGTCCTGCGCAACTATGCCGAGACCCGCTATGGGGCAAAGACCTGGAAGTGCCAGCGTCGCGTCGTTGCACGGATCGAGGCCAGCACGCTGGGCATGGACATCCGCTATGTCGTCACCTCGTTGGCAACAGGATCGGCCGAGCACATCTACGACACGCTCTACTGCGCGCGTGGTCAGGCCGAGAACCTGATCAAGCGCCACAAGTCCCAGCTCGCCAGCGACCGAACCTCGTGCCGCTCGGCCAATGCCAATCAGATGCGCCTGATACTGCACACTGCCGCATACTGGCTGCTATGGCGCATCCAGCAGGCGATGCCCAGGACCGCTGCTCTGGCAAGCGCGGAGTTTACCACCTTGCGCCTGCGGCTGCTCAAGGTCGCTGCGCGCGTCGTAGAAAGTGCTAGCCGCATCCGCATTGCCTTCGCTTCCGCCTGTCCGGATGCCGACCTGTTCCGCGCCCTCGTTCTCCGGCTGAAGCCTGCGCCGACGTAG
- a CDS encoding SxtJ family membrane protein produces the protein MSQGAHESFVDRSVIALPSNRRFGIIIGAILMAFGCVRWLLGWSQELNLILFVAGGALLILGLLAPAVLAPLNYGWMKIGLILGAIINPLVMLIMFLVAFLPIALIMRAVRRDALQLNPRKKTESYWNERSAQSDGAGGLTDQF, from the coding sequence ATGAGCCAGGGCGCGCACGAATCTTTTGTCGACCGGTCGGTAATCGCCCTACCTTCCAACCGAAGGTTCGGCATCATCATTGGCGCGATCCTCATGGCGTTCGGCTGCGTGCGCTGGTTGCTGGGTTGGTCCCAGGAATTGAACCTGATCCTGTTTGTCGCGGGCGGGGCGCTCCTTATCCTGGGCCTGCTCGCGCCGGCGGTCCTTGCGCCATTAAACTATGGCTGGATGAAGATTGGGCTGATTCTGGGCGCGATCATCAATCCGCTGGTCATGCTGATCATGTTCCTCGTCGCCTTTCTACCCATTGCGCTGATCATGCGCGCGGTACGACGCGACGCGTTGCAACTGAATCCACGAAAGAAGACGGAAAGCTACTGGAATGAGCGATCCGCCCAGTCTGATGGCGCGGGGGGCCTGACGGATCAATTCTAG
- a CDS encoding DUF5989 family protein, with protein MDFARELLRFLIARKRLWMLPLFVMIVTLGGLLVLAQGSVVAPFIYTLF; from the coding sequence GTGGACTTTGCTCGCGAACTCCTGCGTTTCCTGATCGCCAGGAAACGGCTGTGGATGCTTCCGCTGTTCGTGATGATTGTGACTTTGGGTGGCCTCCTTGTGCTCGCTCAAGGCTCCGTCGTCGCACCGTTCATCTATACGCTGTTCTGA
- a CDS encoding carbamoyltransferase has product MKILGISAFYHDSAAALVENGHIIAAAQEERFTRIKHDAAFPAAAVRYCLEAAGCGMEGVDYVVFYEKPFLKFERLLETYLAVAPRGFNSFRHAMPLWIKEKLFQKRTLATELRKLPGASGWNGRLLFTEHHQSHAASAFYPSPFERAAVLTMDGVGEWCTTSLGIGNGRSLEIVKEVRFPHSLGLLYSAFTYYTGFRVNSGEYKLMGLAPYGEPKYVQTILDHLIDLREDGSFHLDQQYFNYVSGLRMTSRRFADLFGGRERSPDEPLTQHHMDLAASIQKVTEMAVVRLARAARKETGERNLCLSGGVALNCVANGVLHREGLFEGIWVQPAAGDAGGSLGAALYVWNKMRPEGDGAGKEGAGDAMRGAYLGPEYGQPEIERRLKAAGAVFETHTSDEITAETAEALGEGKAIGWMQGRMEFGPRALGNRSILGDPRSATMQKLLNLKVKYRESFRPFAPSVLREDVAQWFQFDRDSPYMLMCADVVPERRRQMTAQEEALFGIEKLNVPRSEIPAVTHVDYSARLQTVHRDTNPRYWELINAFKQRTGCAVVVNTSFNVRGEPIVESPDDAFRCFMGTDIERLVIGNCMLKKEEQNPALAQDYKHAFAPD; this is encoded by the coding sequence ATGAAAATTTTGGGCATCTCGGCCTTTTATCACGACAGCGCGGCGGCGCTTGTCGAAAATGGCCATATCATCGCCGCCGCGCAGGAAGAACGGTTCACCCGCATCAAGCATGACGCGGCCTTCCCGGCGGCGGCCGTTCGCTACTGCCTGGAGGCGGCCGGGTGCGGGATGGAGGGTGTCGATTATGTAGTCTTCTACGAAAAACCCTTCCTGAAATTTGAACGGCTGCTCGAAACCTATCTGGCGGTCGCCCCGCGAGGGTTCAACTCGTTCCGCCACGCAATGCCGCTGTGGATAAAGGAGAAGCTGTTCCAGAAGCGCACGCTGGCAACCGAACTGCGGAAACTGCCAGGAGCAAGCGGCTGGAACGGCCGCCTGCTTTTCACCGAGCATCACCAGTCCCATGCCGCGAGCGCCTTCTATCCCTCGCCTTTCGAGAGAGCAGCGGTGCTCACGATGGATGGTGTCGGAGAATGGTGCACGACCTCGCTTGGGATAGGCAACGGCCGTTCGCTGGAGATCGTCAAGGAGGTGCGTTTCCCGCATTCTCTCGGTCTGCTCTACAGTGCCTTTACCTATTATACCGGCTTCAGGGTCAATTCCGGAGAGTATAAGTTGATGGGCCTCGCCCCCTATGGCGAACCCAAATATGTCCAAACCATTCTCGATCACCTGATCGACCTGCGCGAGGACGGATCTTTTCACCTCGATCAGCAATATTTCAACTATGTGTCGGGCCTGCGGATGACGTCCCGGCGATTTGCCGACCTGTTCGGCGGTCGGGAGCGCTCGCCCGACGAGCCGCTGACGCAGCATCACATGGATCTTGCCGCGTCGATTCAGAAGGTCACTGAGATGGCGGTTGTCCGCCTGGCGCGCGCGGCCCGGAAAGAGACTGGAGAACGAAATCTGTGCCTGTCTGGCGGCGTCGCGCTCAACTGCGTCGCTAACGGCGTGCTGCATCGCGAAGGGCTGTTCGAGGGCATCTGGGTACAGCCGGCGGCTGGCGATGCCGGAGGCTCGCTCGGAGCGGCGCTCTACGTCTGGAACAAGATGCGGCCAGAGGGTGATGGGGCCGGCAAAGAAGGCGCCGGCGATGCTATGCGTGGCGCCTATCTTGGCCCCGAATATGGGCAGCCGGAAATCGAGCGTCGGCTGAAAGCGGCTGGGGCTGTGTTTGAAACGCACACGAGCGACGAAATTACGGCCGAAACGGCCGAAGCGCTGGGCGAGGGGAAGGCGATCGGTTGGATGCAAGGCAGGATGGAGTTTGGTCCCCGCGCGCTAGGTAACAGGTCGATCCTTGGCGACCCACGCTCTGCGACAATGCAGAAACTGCTCAACCTCAAGGTCAAGTATCGCGAAAGCTTCCGGCCGTTCGCGCCGTCGGTGCTCCGCGAGGATGTGGCGCAATGGTTTCAGTTCGACCGGGACAGTCCCTACATGCTGATGTGCGCTGACGTGGTACCCGAGCGCCGTCGACAGATGACCGCGCAAGAAGAGGCGCTGTTTGGCATCGAGAAGCTGAATGTGCCCCGATCGGAAATCCCCGCAGTTACGCATGTCGACTATTCCGCCCGGCTACAGACAGTCCATCGCGATACCAATCCGCGCTACTGGGAACTGATCAATGCATTCAAGCAGCGCACGGGCTGCGCGGTGGTTGTGAACACCAGCTTCAATGTCCGTGGCGAGCCGATCGTCGAAAGCCCGGATGACGCATTCCGCTGTTTCATGGGCACTGATATAGAACGGCTCGTCATAGGCAACTGCATGCTGAAGAAGGAGGAACAGAACCCGGCGTTGGCCCAGGATTACAAACATGCTTTTGCGCCGGACTGA
- a CDS encoding cupin domain-containing protein, which translates to MQFSHFDIDLFLSDYWQKKPLLIKNPWMSWSNPLEPDELAGMACETGVESRLIMQARDGANDVLKVEHGPLAETRFGQLGKAPWTLLVQAVDHAVPDVAALIAPFRFIPNWRIDDVMVSYATDQGGVGAHFDQYDVFLIQGLGKRCWQVGGLCTADTPLLPHEDLRLLDSFEATNEWVLEPGDILYVPPGIAHNGIAVGDDCMTYSIGLRAPSRSELIEDWSDHLVGEMQDDDRYGDPDLRVQDNPGEISAQALADMHAMITEAVQDRDAFARWFGQYNSTRKNPDIEWEPEDPVQVEDISAFLAYDVPLFRNSASRFSFIRQSEVTLLLFVDGQCFACSEDMMAFAEQLCAQEHIIIDPEVPGSVTALIVTLINQGSVAFDQED; encoded by the coding sequence ATGCAGTTCAGCCATTTTGACATCGACCTTTTCCTGTCCGACTATTGGCAGAAGAAGCCGCTGTTGATCAAAAACCCCTGGATGTCCTGGAGCAATCCGCTCGAACCCGATGAACTGGCGGGTATGGCCTGCGAAACAGGCGTCGAGTCGCGGCTGATCATGCAGGCGCGCGATGGCGCGAACGATGTGTTGAAGGTTGAGCATGGCCCCTTGGCGGAAACGCGTTTTGGTCAGCTTGGCAAAGCGCCCTGGACGCTGCTCGTGCAGGCTGTCGATCATGCCGTGCCGGACGTGGCCGCGCTCATCGCGCCCTTTCGCTTCATACCCAATTGGCGGATTGACGATGTGATGGTGAGCTACGCCACCGATCAGGGCGGGGTGGGCGCGCATTTCGATCAATATGACGTGTTTTTGATTCAGGGACTTGGCAAGCGCTGCTGGCAGGTTGGCGGGCTGTGTACTGCTGACACCCCATTGTTGCCGCATGAGGATTTGCGCCTGTTGGACAGTTTTGAGGCCACCAACGAATGGGTTCTTGAACCCGGCGATATTCTCTACGTGCCACCGGGCATCGCGCATAACGGGATCGCGGTCGGCGATGACTGCATGACCTATTCGATCGGCTTGCGCGCCCCTTCGCGCAGTGAGTTGATTGAGGATTGGTCCGATCATCTGGTTGGCGAGATGCAGGATGACGACCGTTATGGCGATCCGGACCTGCGCGTGCAGGACAATCCGGGCGAAATTTCAGCACAGGCTCTGGCGGATATGCACGCGATGATTACCGAGGCGGTGCAGGACCGCGACGCCTTTGCGCGCTGGTTCGGGCAATATAACAGCACGCGAAAGAATCCCGACATAGAGTGGGAGCCGGAAGATCCGGTGCAGGTCGAGGACATCAGCGCGTTTCTTGCCTACGATGTGCCGCTGTTCCGCAATTCGGCCAGCCGCTTTTCCTTCATCCGGCAGTCAGAGGTGACCCTGTTGCTGTTCGTCGATGGTCAATGTTTTGCGTGTTCCGAGGATATGATGGCGTTTGCCGAGCAGCTCTGCGCGCAAGAGCACATCATAATTGATCCGGAAGTGCCGGGTTCCGTGACGGCCTTGATCGTGACGTTGATCAATCAAGGCAGCGTCGCGTTCGATCAGGAGGATTGA
- a CDS encoding pseudouridine synthase: MARLILFNKPYGVLCQFTDGSVGADRQTLSDFIDVPGVYPAGRLDLDSEGLLLLTDDGKLQARIADPRFKMPKTYLAQVEGDPDEASLMLLRQGVRLKDGLTRPAEVERIADPDLWSRDPPIRFRKSVPDCWLKLTIREGRNRQVRRMTAAVGHPTLRLVRWRIGDWALEGVQPGEWKEAPIMSFLR, translated from the coding sequence GTGGCGCGGTTGATCCTGTTCAACAAACCCTATGGCGTGCTGTGCCAGTTCACCGATGGCAGCGTGGGCGCCGATCGGCAGACTTTGTCGGATTTCATCGACGTGCCGGGCGTCTATCCGGCCGGGCGGCTGGATCTCGATAGTGAGGGGCTGCTGCTGCTGACCGACGATGGCAAGTTGCAGGCGCGGATCGCCGATCCCCGGTTCAAGATGCCCAAAACCTATCTCGCGCAGGTGGAGGGTGATCCTGATGAAGCAAGCCTGATGTTGCTGAGGCAGGGGGTCCGTTTGAAAGATGGCCTGACCCGGCCAGCCGAGGTCGAGCGCATCGCCGATCCCGATCTCTGGTCGCGCGATCCGCCGATACGTTTTCGCAAGAGCGTGCCTGACTGTTGGCTCAAGCTGACGATTCGGGAAGGGCGAAACCGGCAGGTCCGCAGGATGACGGCAGCCGTTGGCCATCCGACATTGCGGTTGGTGCGATGGCGGATCGGCGACTGGGCGCTTGAAGGGGTGCAGCCCGGAGAATGGAAAGAGGCGCCCATTATGTCCTTCCTGCGTTAG
- the fahA gene encoding fumarylacetoacetase, translating into MSWWQTDETHDPARTSWVNSAQGHRDFPIQNLPFGLFSREGTAAHIGVAIGDSILDLSACADAGLVPETLADACRQDALNALMALPGQERVTLRRAISAMLSDPAKRPEVEPHLHAASACTLHLPARIGDYTDFYVGIHHANNIGRQFRPDNPLLPNYKFVPIGYHGRASSIRPSGVPLVRPRGQRKPPEADAPIFAPTARLDYELELGVWIGPGNALGTPIPIGEAAEHIAGFCLLNDWSARDFQAWEYQPLGPFLAKNFHTTISPWVVTAEAMAPFRKAQPPRPEGDPASLPYLTDPDDQAHGALGVTLEVTITTAAMRAQGLPPHRLSSGPASNMYWTVNQIVAHHASNGCNLTPGDLLGTGTISTPEREGFGSLMELSSGGKAPLTLPTGETRSFLEDGDALTLSAIASADGHVPIGFGPCSAIVLPAR; encoded by the coding sequence ATGAGCTGGTGGCAGACCGATGAGACGCACGATCCCGCCCGGACAAGCTGGGTCAACAGTGCGCAGGGACATCGCGACTTTCCGATCCAGAATCTGCCCTTCGGCCTGTTTTCGCGCGAAGGCACAGCAGCGCATATTGGCGTGGCGATCGGCGACTCCATCCTCGACCTGTCGGCCTGCGCCGATGCGGGCCTTGTTCCCGAAACGCTGGCCGACGCCTGCCGTCAGGATGCGCTCAACGCGCTGATGGCGCTACCGGGACAGGAGCGGGTGACGCTGCGTCGCGCGATCAGCGCGATGCTGTCCGATCCTGCCAAGCGCCCGGAGGTGGAACCTCATCTCCATGCCGCATCCGCTTGCACGCTGCATCTGCCCGCGCGCATTGGCGACTATACCGACTTCTATGTCGGCATCCATCACGCCAACAATATCGGCCGCCAGTTCCGGCCCGACAATCCGCTGCTGCCCAACTATAAATTTGTGCCGATCGGCTATCATGGCCGAGCGTCGTCCATCCGCCCGTCTGGCGTGCCGCTGGTCCGTCCACGCGGACAGCGCAAGCCACCCGAGGCCGACGCGCCTATTTTCGCACCCACCGCGCGGCTGGATTATGAGCTGGAACTGGGCGTGTGGATCGGGCCGGGCAACGCCCTTGGCACGCCCATCCCCATCGGTGAGGCGGCGGAGCATATTGCCGGTTTCTGCCTGCTCAACGACTGGTCGGCGCGCGACTTTCAGGCATGGGAATATCAACCGCTCGGCCCCTTCCTCGCCAAGAATTTCCACACCACCATCTCCCCCTGGGTCGTGACCGCCGAAGCGATGGCTCCTTTTCGCAAGGCCCAGCCCCCGCGACCGGAAGGCGACCCTGCGTCCCTCCCCTATCTGACTGACCCCGACGATCAGGCGCATGGCGCATTGGGCGTGACGCTGGAGGTGACGATCACTACCGCCGCCATGCGCGCGCAGGGCCTGCCCCCCCATCGCCTCAGCAGCGGCCCGGCGTCCAACATGTACTGGACCGTCAACCAGATCGTCGCGCATCACGCGTCCAACGGCTGCAACCTTACCCCCGGCGACCTGCTGGGCACCGGCACCATTTCCACGCCCGAGCGTGAGGGCTTTGGCAGCCTGATGGAGTTGAGCAGCGGCGGCAAGGCGCCCCTCACCCTGCCAACGGGCGAGACGCGCAGTTTTCTGGAGGATGGCGACGCATTGACCCTGAGCGCCATTGCATCCGCCGATGGCCATGTGCCGATCGGCTTTGGTCCCTGTAGTGCCATCGTGCTGCCCGCCCGTTAG
- the hmgA gene encoding homogentisate 1,2-dioxygenase, whose protein sequence is MMGSDPIGPSEGTPMQSGFGNHFASEAVPGALPVGRNSPQKVAFGLYAEQLSGTAFTAPRHENRRSWLYRMRPSAMHPPFTPYSHDTLIRSGPFDKAPSSPNRLRWNPLLLPQDPVDFIDSLVTYAGNGDVGAGFGCGIHGYAANVSMVDRAFFSADGEILVVPQQGALRIVTELGVLPVAPLQVAVIPRGMRFRVELIDGPARGYVCENYGTPFRLPDLGPIGSNGLANPRDFKATVAAFEDVERPTQIVQKYMAGLWTTTQDHSPFDVVAWHGNLAPMRYDLTRFNTINSVSFDHPDPSIFTVLTSPSDTHGTANIDFVIFPPRWMVAEDTFRPPWFHRNVMSEFMGLIHGEYDAKAEGFAPGGASLHNCMSSHGPDAQSYAKAVSADLTPQRITDSMAFMFESRHAFRPTRWAMDTPLLQRDYDACWTGFEKAQLPGMEQA, encoded by the coding sequence ATGATGGGCAGCGATCCGATCGGGCCGAGCGAGGGGACGCCGATGCAATCGGGCTTCGGCAACCATTTCGCGAGCGAGGCGGTGCCGGGCGCGCTGCCGGTCGGACGCAATTCGCCGCAGAAGGTGGCCTTTGGCCTTTATGCCGAGCAACTGTCGGGCACGGCCTTCACCGCGCCCCGGCATGAGAACCGGCGCAGTTGGCTCTACCGGATGCGGCCAAGCGCGATGCATCCGCCGTTCACGCCCTATAGCCACGACACGTTGATCCGATCCGGGCCGTTCGATAAAGCGCCCTCCTCCCCCAATCGGCTGCGCTGGAACCCCTTGCTTTTGCCACAAGATCCGGTCGATTTCATCGACAGCCTTGTCACTTATGCGGGCAATGGCGATGTCGGCGCGGGATTTGGTTGCGGCATTCATGGCTACGCCGCCAATGTATCGATGGTCGATCGCGCCTTTTTCTCCGCCGACGGGGAGATTCTGGTCGTCCCGCAGCAAGGCGCGCTGCGGATCGTCACGGAACTGGGCGTGTTGCCGGTCGCACCCCTCCAGGTCGCGGTCATTCCGCGCGGGATGCGTTTTCGGGTCGAACTGATTGATGGACCAGCGCGTGGCTATGTCTGCGAGAATTATGGTACGCCCTTTCGCCTGCCGGACCTGGGGCCGATCGGCTCCAACGGCCTTGCCAACCCCCGCGATTTCAAGGCGACAGTCGCCGCATTCGAGGATGTGGAACGCCCCACGCAGATCGTGCAGAAATATATGGCCGGGCTGTGGACGACAACGCAGGACCACAGCCCGTTCGACGTCGTCGCCTGGCACGGCAATCTGGCGCCGATGCGCTACGACCTTACCCGTTTCAATACGATCAACAGCGTCAGCTTCGACCATCCCGATCCGTCGATCTTCACCGTGCTAACCTCGCCCAGCGATACGCATGGCACCGCAAATATCGACTTCGTGATCTTCCCGCCGCGCTGGATGGTGGCGGAGGATACATTCCGCCCCCCTTGGTTCCACCGCAATGTGATGAGCGAATTTATGGGCCTGATCCATGGCGAATATGACGCCAAGGCGGAGGGTTTTGCGCCCGGCGGCGCGAGCTTGCACAATTGCATGTCCAGCCACGGCCCTGACGCACAAAGCTATGCAAAGGCGGTGTCGGCGGACCTGACGCCCCAGCGGATAACGGACAGTATGGCCTTCATGTTCGAAAGCCGCCACGCCTTCCGTCCCACCCGCTGGGCCATGGACACGCCGCTGTTACAACGCGATTATGACGCCTGCTGGACCGGCTTTGAAAAAGCACAATTACCCGGAATGGAACAGGCATGA
- the hppD gene encoding 4-hydroxyphenylpyruvate dioxygenase: protein MTHDPANPLGLNGFEFVEFTSPDPAAMAAQFEQLGFVATHRHPKKNITRYKQGRINLMLNRDDAGRVAAFRGEHGPSASAMAFRVADPKAAMEWALANGGKPTDEDDTVIQGIGGSYLYFVADGADLYADWAEFPGWREAEAANGVGLDLLDHLTHNVRRGQMRVWSQFYRTLFNFEEQKFFDIKGKATGLLSQAMIAPDHAIRIPLNESQDENSQIEEFIRDYHGEGIQHLALTTENIYDTVEKLRARGVRLQDTIETYYELVDSRVPGHGEDLERLKKNRILIDGDVESEGILLQIFTENMFGPIFFEIIQRKGNEGFGNGNFQALFESIELDQIRRGVLSVDA from the coding sequence ATGACCCATGATCCAGCAAACCCTTTGGGCCTCAACGGCTTTGAGTTCGTCGAATTCACCTCGCCCGATCCGGCAGCGATGGCCGCGCAGTTCGAACAGCTTGGCTTCGTCGCAACCCATCGGCACCCAAAAAAGAACATCACCCGCTACAAGCAGGGGCGCATCAACCTGATGCTCAACCGCGACGATGCGGGCCGGGTCGCGGCCTTCCGCGGCGAACATGGCCCATCGGCCAGCGCCATGGCCTTTCGCGTCGCCGATCCGAAGGCGGCGATGGAATGGGCGCTCGCCAATGGCGGCAAACCCACGGACGAGGATGACACCGTCATTCAGGGCATTGGCGGCTCCTACCTCTATTTCGTGGCCGATGGCGCGGACCTTTATGCCGATTGGGCCGAGTTCCCCGGCTGGCGCGAGGCGGAGGCGGCGAACGGCGTCGGCCTAGACCTGCTCGACCACCTCACCCATAATGTCCGGCGCGGACAGATGCGGGTGTGGAGCCAGTTCTACCGCACACTCTTCAATTTCGAGGAGCAGAAATTCTTCGACATCAAAGGCAAGGCCACCGGCCTGCTCAGCCAGGCGATGATCGCCCCCGACCACGCCATCCGCATTCCCCTGAACGAAAGTCAGGACGAAAACAGCCAGATCGAGGAGTTCATCCGCGACTATCATGGCGAGGGGATTCAGCATCTCGCCCTGACTACCGAGAATATCTACGACACGGTGGAGAAGCTGCGCGCCCGCGGCGTGCGCCTTCAGGACACGATCGAAACCTATTATGAACTGGTCGATAGCCGCGTGCCCGGCCATGGCGAGGATCTTGAGCGGCTGAAGAAGAACCGCATCCTGATCGACGGCGATGTCGAGAGCGAGGGCATATTGCTCCAGATCTTCACCGAAAATATGTTCGGCCCAATTTTTTTCGAGATCATCCAGCGCAAGGGTAATGAGGGTTTCGGCAACGGCAATTTCCAGGCATTGTTCGAAAGCATCGAACTGGACCAGATACGGCGCGGCGTCCTTAGCGTCGACGCGTGA